One genomic window of Dunckerocampus dactyliophorus isolate RoL2022-P2 chromosome 7, RoL_Ddac_1.1, whole genome shotgun sequence includes the following:
- the etsrp gene encoding ETS1-related protein isoform X3, with translation MYWDSAIKLADSKDAKVKMEVCQSGYYAEEFRTQEVPAGFDFASYDSKPPGQPQYPAESCYTEPPKVGSTSDTGLFNLDSYQDFSWWASYPQADGLMVEQPPAGFQESGAPQTYPSLAPQSGQFSPAVEGSHSPFVSGTPSNASQSESESSYSCHSVDLYDSDGQRRSFWSEYSSAGFGAPPSRPTAPVTCPAPTSAQPAEHYYPRVAKRKNLQRPERESHMAAMSAYPGSGPIQLWQFLLELLLDSACRTFISWTGDGWEFKMSDPTEVAKRWGQCKNKPKMNYEKLSRGLRYYYHKNIIHKTAGKRYVYRFVCDMQGMLGKTAQEVLAGLNILPTGTAAWQRHTDSAAGAAASEHSSERWE, from the exons ATGTACTGGGACTCCGCCATCAAGCTTGCAGACAGCAAAGACGCCAAAGTGAAG ATGGAGGTCTGCCAGAGTGGTTACTACGCGGAGGAGTTTAGGACCCAGGAGGTGCCAGCAGGCTTTGACTTTGCGTCTTATG ACAGCAAGCCGCCCGGGCAGCCGCAGTATCCGGCCGAGAGCTGCTACACGGAGCCGCCCAAAG TTGGTTCCACAAGCGACACCGGCCTCTTCAACCTGGACTCGTACCAGGACTTCAGCTGGTGGGCTTCCTATCCGCAAG CAGACGGGCTGATGGTGGAGCAGCCTCCAGCAGGGTTCCAGGAATCGGGAGCCCCCCAGACGTACCCGAGCCTGGCACCACAGAGCGGACAGTTCAGCCCGGCCGTCGAGGGCAGCCACAGCCCCTTCGTGTCGGGGACACCATCAAACGCCTCACAAA gCGAGTCCGAGTCCAGTTACTCTTGTCACTCGGTCGACCTCTACGACTCGGACGGGCAGAGAAGATCCTTCTGGTCCGAGTACTCTTCAGCCGGCTTTGGCGCTCCCCCGTCACGCCCCACTGCACCTGTCACGTGCCCCGCCCCCACCTCCGCTCAGCCGGCAGAGCACTACTACCCCCGTGTGGCCAAACGCAAAAACCTACAGCGGCCCGAGAGGGAGAGCCACATGGCGGCAATGTCCGCTTATCCAG GTTCAGGTCCGATCCAGCTGTGGCAGTTCCTGCTGGAGCTTCTCCTGGACTCCGCCTGTCGCACCTTCATCTCCTGGACGGGGGACGGCTGGGAGTTCAAGATGTCCGACCCTACTGAG GTGGCCAAGCGCTGGGGCCAGTGCAAGAACAAGCCCAAGATGAACTACGAGAAGCTGAGCCGTGGCCTTCGCTACTACTACCACAAGAACATCATCCACAAGACGGCGGGCAAGCGCTACGTCTACCGCTTCGTCTGCGACATGCAGGGCATGCTGGGGAAGACGGCGCAGGAGGTTCTAGCCGGTCTGAACATTTTGCCCACCGGCACGGCGGCGTGGCAGCGCCACACGGACTCGGCAGCTGGGGCGGCGGCCTCGGAGCATAGCAGCGAGCGATGGGAGTAG
- the etsrp gene encoding ETS1-related protein isoform X1, with the protein MYWDSAIKLADSKDAKVKMEVCQSGYYAEEFRTQEVPAGFDFASYDYPGEDLSFLLDSKPPGQPQYPAESCYTEPPKVGSTSDTGLFNLDSYQDFSWWASYPQADGLMVEQPPAGFQESGAPQTYPSLAPQSGQFSPAVEGSHSPFVSGTPSNASQSESESSYSCHSVDLYDSDGQRRSFWSEYSSAGFGAPPSRPTAPVTCPAPTSAQPAEHYYPRVAKRKNLQRPERESHMAAMSAYPGSGPIQLWQFLLELLLDSACRTFISWTGDGWEFKMSDPTEVAKRWGQCKNKPKMNYEKLSRGLRYYYHKNIIHKTAGKRYVYRFVCDMQGMLGKTAQEVLAGLNILPTGTAAWQRHTDSAAGAAASEHSSERWE; encoded by the exons ATGTACTGGGACTCCGCCATCAAGCTTGCAGACAGCAAAGACGCCAAAGTGAAG ATGGAGGTCTGCCAGAGTGGTTACTACGCGGAGGAGTTTAGGACCCAGGAGGTGCCAGCAGGCTTTGACTTTGCGTCTTATG ACTACCCTGGTGAAGATCTGTCTTTTCTGTTAGACAGCAAGCCGCCCGGGCAGCCGCAGTATCCGGCCGAGAGCTGCTACACGGAGCCGCCCAAAG TTGGTTCCACAAGCGACACCGGCCTCTTCAACCTGGACTCGTACCAGGACTTCAGCTGGTGGGCTTCCTATCCGCAAG CAGACGGGCTGATGGTGGAGCAGCCTCCAGCAGGGTTCCAGGAATCGGGAGCCCCCCAGACGTACCCGAGCCTGGCACCACAGAGCGGACAGTTCAGCCCGGCCGTCGAGGGCAGCCACAGCCCCTTCGTGTCGGGGACACCATCAAACGCCTCACAAA gCGAGTCCGAGTCCAGTTACTCTTGTCACTCGGTCGACCTCTACGACTCGGACGGGCAGAGAAGATCCTTCTGGTCCGAGTACTCTTCAGCCGGCTTTGGCGCTCCCCCGTCACGCCCCACTGCACCTGTCACGTGCCCCGCCCCCACCTCCGCTCAGCCGGCAGAGCACTACTACCCCCGTGTGGCCAAACGCAAAAACCTACAGCGGCCCGAGAGGGAGAGCCACATGGCGGCAATGTCCGCTTATCCAG GTTCAGGTCCGATCCAGCTGTGGCAGTTCCTGCTGGAGCTTCTCCTGGACTCCGCCTGTCGCACCTTCATCTCCTGGACGGGGGACGGCTGGGAGTTCAAGATGTCCGACCCTACTGAG GTGGCCAAGCGCTGGGGCCAGTGCAAGAACAAGCCCAAGATGAACTACGAGAAGCTGAGCCGTGGCCTTCGCTACTACTACCACAAGAACATCATCCACAAGACGGCGGGCAAGCGCTACGTCTACCGCTTCGTCTGCGACATGCAGGGCATGCTGGGGAAGACGGCGCAGGAGGTTCTAGCCGGTCTGAACATTTTGCCCACCGGCACGGCGGCGTGGCAGCGCCACACGGACTCGGCAGCTGGGGCGGCGGCCTCGGAGCATAGCAGCGAGCGATGGGAGTAG
- the etsrp gene encoding ETS1-related protein isoform X2 produces MYWDSAIKLADSKDAKVKMEVCQSGYYAEEFRTQEVPAGFDFASYDYPGEDLSFLLDSKPPGQPQYPAESCYTEPPKVGSTSDTGLFNLDSYQDFSWWASYPQDGLMVEQPPAGFQESGAPQTYPSLAPQSGQFSPAVEGSHSPFVSGTPSNASQSESESSYSCHSVDLYDSDGQRRSFWSEYSSAGFGAPPSRPTAPVTCPAPTSAQPAEHYYPRVAKRKNLQRPERESHMAAMSAYPGSGPIQLWQFLLELLLDSACRTFISWTGDGWEFKMSDPTEVAKRWGQCKNKPKMNYEKLSRGLRYYYHKNIIHKTAGKRYVYRFVCDMQGMLGKTAQEVLAGLNILPTGTAAWQRHTDSAAGAAASEHSSERWE; encoded by the exons ATGTACTGGGACTCCGCCATCAAGCTTGCAGACAGCAAAGACGCCAAAGTGAAG ATGGAGGTCTGCCAGAGTGGTTACTACGCGGAGGAGTTTAGGACCCAGGAGGTGCCAGCAGGCTTTGACTTTGCGTCTTATG ACTACCCTGGTGAAGATCTGTCTTTTCTGTTAGACAGCAAGCCGCCCGGGCAGCCGCAGTATCCGGCCGAGAGCTGCTACACGGAGCCGCCCAAAG TTGGTTCCACAAGCGACACCGGCCTCTTCAACCTGGACTCGTACCAGGACTTCAGCTGGTGGGCTTCCTATCCGCAAG ACGGGCTGATGGTGGAGCAGCCTCCAGCAGGGTTCCAGGAATCGGGAGCCCCCCAGACGTACCCGAGCCTGGCACCACAGAGCGGACAGTTCAGCCCGGCCGTCGAGGGCAGCCACAGCCCCTTCGTGTCGGGGACACCATCAAACGCCTCACAAA gCGAGTCCGAGTCCAGTTACTCTTGTCACTCGGTCGACCTCTACGACTCGGACGGGCAGAGAAGATCCTTCTGGTCCGAGTACTCTTCAGCCGGCTTTGGCGCTCCCCCGTCACGCCCCACTGCACCTGTCACGTGCCCCGCCCCCACCTCCGCTCAGCCGGCAGAGCACTACTACCCCCGTGTGGCCAAACGCAAAAACCTACAGCGGCCCGAGAGGGAGAGCCACATGGCGGCAATGTCCGCTTATCCAG GTTCAGGTCCGATCCAGCTGTGGCAGTTCCTGCTGGAGCTTCTCCTGGACTCCGCCTGTCGCACCTTCATCTCCTGGACGGGGGACGGCTGGGAGTTCAAGATGTCCGACCCTACTGAG GTGGCCAAGCGCTGGGGCCAGTGCAAGAACAAGCCCAAGATGAACTACGAGAAGCTGAGCCGTGGCCTTCGCTACTACTACCACAAGAACATCATCCACAAGACGGCGGGCAAGCGCTACGTCTACCGCTTCGTCTGCGACATGCAGGGCATGCTGGGGAAGACGGCGCAGGAGGTTCTAGCCGGTCTGAACATTTTGCCCACCGGCACGGCGGCGTGGCAGCGCCACACGGACTCGGCAGCTGGGGCGGCGGCCTCGGAGCATAGCAGCGAGCGATGGGAGTAG